The following proteins are encoded in a genomic region of Streptomyces lunaelactis:
- a CDS encoding UbiA family prenyltransferase, whose amino-acid sequence MGATDQSQVCGATAFPLRRAVGLARSCHPGPVVAVTSLATALAVSAGLGGARCALIGAAVLAGQLSVGWCNDAFDAQRDAAVGRRGKPVADGAVSRSAVWAAAFAALLLCVPLSLACGLLAGMVHLAAVVAAWLYNLKLKATALSWLPYVVGFGGLPAVVALSLPGHPWPAWWAVTAGALLGVAAHLGDVLPDIGDDLKTGLRGLPHRLGVTGTRLLLPVPLVAATAVLVLAPAGPPSAWGVATLAAAPLTALAGLALGRYWREAALAGTIAVAAADLTLLLVRGTALA is encoded by the coding sequence ATGGGCGCTACGGATCAGTCGCAGGTGTGCGGGGCGACCGCGTTTCCGCTCCGCCGTGCGGTGGGGCTGGCGAGGTCCTGCCATCCGGGGCCCGTGGTCGCTGTGACGTCCCTGGCCACCGCACTGGCAGTCAGCGCCGGCCTTGGCGGCGCCCGTTGCGCTCTGATCGGCGCTGCCGTACTGGCCGGCCAGCTCTCGGTGGGGTGGTGCAACGACGCGTTCGACGCCCAGCGCGATGCCGCGGTCGGCCGCCGGGGAAAACCTGTGGCCGATGGTGCGGTGAGCCGGAGCGCGGTGTGGGCGGCGGCGTTTGCCGCCCTCCTGCTGTGTGTTCCGCTGTCGCTGGCCTGCGGCCTCCTGGCCGGCATGGTGCACCTGGCCGCGGTGGTGGCGGCGTGGCTGTACAACCTGAAGCTGAAGGCGACGGCGCTGTCCTGGCTTCCGTACGTGGTCGGATTCGGCGGCCTGCCCGCTGTCGTCGCCCTGAGTCTGCCCGGCCATCCCTGGCCCGCGTGGTGGGCCGTTACGGCCGGAGCACTGCTCGGTGTCGCGGCCCATCTGGGCGACGTGCTCCCGGACATCGGCGACGACCTGAAGACCGGACTGCGCGGTCTGCCGCACCGGCTGGGTGTCACCGGCACCCGGCTGTTGCTGCCGGTCCCCCTGGTGGCGGCAACGGCGGTTCTGGTGCTGGCGCCCGCGGGACCGCCGAGTGCGTGGGGAGTGGCCACGCTCGCGGCGGCGCCGCTGACGGCGCTCGCGGGGCTCGCACTCGGCCGGTACTGGCGCGAGGCGGCGCTCGCCGGGACGATCGCCGTGGCGGCGGCGGATCTGACACTGCTCCTGGTACGGGGGACCGCCCTTGCCTGA